The following are encoded in a window of Roseimaritima ulvae genomic DNA:
- a CDS encoding PVC-type heme-binding CxxCH protein yields the protein MKMLLSMLLIGLLFPLSFASAENVLRAGAASVDISPRSFPAIRNGGFLEATGTEVADPLHARCLVLADGKETIAITIVDSCMFPTDICDAIKSRVTERTGLPADRILISATHTHSAPSVMSYCLGTRSDQAYTEYVVPRVAEAIVTAHEKLQPARIGWTAVDAGEQTNCRRWITRSDRMGTDPFGQRTVRAMMHPGYLNPDYVSPAGPIDPQLSLLSVVAADDTPLCLLANFSMHYFGHGSGFSADYFGEVAGLLESGIAATADQTPSHFVGIMSQGTSGDLHWMDYGKPRRRVDRTEYAKTLAETALTAWKQIQHRSDITIAMAESRMKLRRRIPDARRLAWARPINEQRGDAPPKNRTEVYAQQAQWIHEHPEAEVVLQALRIGDLAITALPNEVYGITGLKLKQQSPLVSTFNLELANGAEGYIPPPEQHRLGGYTTWPARTAGLEVEAEPKIVEKILTLLESVSGKPRRVLVDPPSAFSLAVMKAQPTAYWRLGDMVVDQAVDATGQHPAKFDGGVALYLQGPDLQVDSTTGKQDSINRCVYFAGGSLQANVAQLPSHYSLSMWFWNGLPAGSEDPSAALFSRGAGAAQESLSIVSTDEGLPVLAFRSGGTAQEHSEQHVGSTPLVTKAWHHVTVVRDAEGIRIFLDGKARPELATSLRSAAPASAEFSFGNFDGKLDEIALFARIVSVDEMVDIYRASNMKAPQAPPQPLVLGEKPSDDGALKRYAEGIQKSQPVTYWRLHDRNRNAAHDEQGEHDGRYEPRSGPRKPGALQANFSGGRMLAKVPNLDHQYSVEFWFCNQLPHTHRPVTGYLFTRGLDGAHGAPGDSLGIGGTHASLGRLLLYNGNQRGELLSGKTMLATNSWNHVVLTRDANQVQVFLNGKLEIDGQLNATYPDGCPQIQIGGRNDNFANFQGMIDEVAVYDRTLSADEAQTHFAIAGTKPLAQTKTLAQAKVESPQEPEPTASAASLEKIHIRDGFEVQLVASEPLIKDPVAIDWGLDGKLWVVEMADYPLGMDGAGEPGGRIRVLEDQDGDGRYDSSTLFAEGLRFPNGLLVWGNGVLVTAAPEILYLEDSTGDGKADIRRRLFNGFLEGNQQLRVNGLRWGLDNWVHCASGSHHSGYGKGNQITSVLTGQSHRIGSRDFRIRPDSGDIEPQSGPSQYGRNRDDWGNWFGVQNSLPLWHYVLADQDIRRNPHFAPPDPKHQVVTPSNPLVYPAAQLQKRFHNFDQSGRFTSACSAIIYRDNVLFPRGENQQHAFTCEPFHNLVQHNIITDDGVSFDFHRDPAEPEFDFFASQDRWCRPVMARTGPDGALWIVDMYRYMIEHPQWLPQAGKDELRPYYRLGENHGRIYRVVPEGKSLTTPPIANSTTGMLAALASSNGWQRDVAQRYFAHGNDAAALLQIESLATAGESPVQRLQALCTLDGMQNLSTDVLQTALQDPHAGVRRQAVRLAALHAVDIQQLRPLVKDPSVRVRLQLAATLGAYDDPLAAQLLAQLAVESAGDVYILANVMSSLNQGNIADVLTATIAMSSDETASSKSQRRLQQQLFGQVAALGDTTAIGHVVAKICKAPDGSLQPWQLAGLADLLDGLTKRKFALNQLSADQQDLIQQAIEQARAAVAQTPQRLSPQTEASLRLLLRQDKVYADDLQRLSNLLVPQSAVELQWAVVDRLALQDDSQIAEVLLAPWQSYGPSLRSRVLDVLASRTQWSRVLLTAVQSRRVSSGEVSPSLRERLLATKDQALKDAWTAAFTATTTQNRKLVIERYQAALTLTGEVERGRKVFATSCAACHKLGTVGHNVGPDLASITDKRPATLLANILDPSAEVEARYLTYIVVTDDGRVHNGLLATETGSSITLLSNDGKRETILRTEIEELRASGKSLMPEGLEKDLSPQAVADLIAWLTAKPKPNH from the coding sequence ATGAAAATGCTGCTTTCCATGCTGTTGATAGGGTTGCTGTTCCCGCTCAGCTTTGCCTCTGCCGAAAACGTTTTGCGTGCCGGTGCGGCGTCCGTTGATATTTCGCCTCGCAGCTTCCCCGCCATCCGCAACGGGGGATTCCTGGAAGCCACCGGAACGGAAGTCGCCGATCCATTGCACGCGCGATGTTTAGTCCTGGCCGACGGTAAGGAAACGATCGCGATCACGATTGTTGATTCGTGTATGTTTCCCACCGACATCTGCGACGCGATCAAGTCCAGGGTCACCGAAAGAACCGGTCTGCCTGCCGATCGCATCCTGATCAGTGCCACTCACACCCATTCGGCTCCGTCGGTGATGTCGTATTGCTTGGGCACCCGTAGCGATCAAGCCTACACCGAATACGTTGTTCCACGCGTTGCGGAAGCCATCGTTACAGCGCACGAAAAATTGCAGCCGGCAAGAATCGGTTGGACGGCCGTCGACGCTGGCGAACAAACCAATTGCCGTCGCTGGATCACACGCAGCGACCGCATGGGCACGGATCCATTTGGCCAGCGAACGGTCCGAGCCATGATGCATCCCGGCTACCTGAATCCCGACTATGTCAGTCCCGCTGGTCCCATCGACCCGCAGTTGTCGTTGCTGAGCGTGGTGGCCGCCGACGACACTCCGCTGTGCTTGCTGGCCAATTTTTCGATGCACTACTTCGGCCATGGCTCCGGCTTTTCGGCCGACTACTTCGGTGAAGTTGCGGGCCTACTGGAATCCGGGATTGCCGCCACCGCGGACCAGACGCCTAGCCATTTTGTAGGCATCATGTCGCAAGGTACCAGTGGCGATCTGCACTGGATGGACTATGGCAAACCACGTCGCCGCGTCGACCGCACGGAGTATGCGAAAACGCTGGCCGAAACCGCTTTGACGGCCTGGAAGCAAATCCAACATCGATCCGACATCACGATCGCGATGGCCGAATCCCGAATGAAGTTGCGGCGACGAATTCCCGATGCCCGACGCCTGGCCTGGGCCCGGCCGATCAACGAGCAACGCGGCGATGCACCGCCCAAAAACCGGACGGAGGTTTACGCACAGCAGGCACAGTGGATTCATGAACATCCCGAAGCCGAGGTGGTGTTGCAAGCCCTGCGGATCGGCGACCTGGCTATCACCGCTCTGCCCAACGAAGTCTACGGAATCACCGGACTGAAATTGAAACAACAAAGCCCTCTGGTCAGCACCTTCAACTTGGAGCTTGCCAATGGCGCCGAAGGATACATCCCACCGCCCGAACAACATCGACTGGGAGGTTATACGACTTGGCCGGCGCGTACGGCCGGGCTGGAAGTCGAAGCCGAACCGAAGATCGTCGAAAAGATTTTGACGTTGTTGGAATCCGTATCGGGAAAACCGCGACGAGTTTTGGTCGATCCACCCAGTGCGTTTTCTCTAGCCGTCATGAAAGCCCAGCCCACCGCGTACTGGCGACTGGGAGACATGGTGGTCGACCAAGCCGTCGACGCAACCGGCCAGCACCCCGCGAAGTTCGACGGAGGCGTGGCCTTGTATCTGCAGGGACCCGACCTGCAAGTCGACTCGACCACCGGCAAACAAGATTCCATCAACCGCTGTGTTTATTTTGCAGGCGGTTCGCTGCAAGCAAACGTTGCCCAGCTGCCTTCCCACTACAGTCTGTCGATGTGGTTTTGGAACGGCTTGCCCGCTGGCAGTGAAGATCCCTCGGCAGCTCTGTTTTCTCGTGGGGCGGGTGCGGCCCAGGAGTCGTTGTCAATTGTCAGCACCGATGAGGGGCTGCCGGTGCTGGCCTTCCGCAGCGGAGGCACCGCGCAAGAACACTCCGAGCAGCACGTGGGATCGACGCCGCTGGTCACCAAGGCCTGGCATCACGTGACCGTGGTTCGCGACGCCGAGGGGATAAGAATTTTTCTAGACGGCAAGGCCCGACCCGAACTGGCTACGTCGCTGCGTTCGGCCGCTCCCGCATCGGCGGAATTTTCATTTGGCAACTTCGACGGCAAACTGGACGAAATCGCCTTGTTTGCTCGCATCGTGTCGGTGGACGAGATGGTGGATATCTATCGTGCCTCGAACATGAAAGCTCCTCAGGCTCCGCCGCAACCCCTTGTCCTCGGTGAAAAGCCTTCGGACGACGGGGCTCTAAAGCGGTACGCCGAGGGAATCCAAAAATCGCAACCGGTCACTTATTGGCGACTGCACGACCGCAACCGAAACGCTGCCCATGATGAACAGGGCGAGCACGACGGGCGGTATGAACCTCGTTCGGGTCCCCGCAAACCGGGTGCGCTGCAAGCGAATTTTTCGGGTGGTCGGATGCTGGCGAAGGTGCCGAATTTGGACCATCAATACAGCGTCGAATTTTGGTTTTGCAATCAACTTCCACACACCCACCGGCCGGTCACCGGCTACCTGTTTACCCGCGGCCTCGACGGCGCTCATGGCGCACCCGGTGACAGTTTGGGAATCGGCGGCACTCATGCATCGTTGGGACGGTTGCTGCTATATAACGGCAACCAACGCGGCGAATTGCTCAGCGGTAAAACCATGCTGGCAACCAATAGCTGGAACCATGTGGTGCTGACCCGCGATGCAAACCAAGTACAAGTTTTCTTGAACGGCAAACTTGAAATCGACGGCCAGCTAAACGCCACCTATCCCGACGGTTGCCCTCAAATTCAGATCGGTGGCCGCAACGACAACTTCGCTAATTTCCAGGGCATGATCGATGAGGTCGCGGTATACGATCGCACGCTTTCGGCCGACGAAGCTCAAACACACTTCGCCATCGCCGGCACCAAACCGCTTGCCCAGACGAAAACACTTGCTCAGGCAAAAGTAGAGTCGCCGCAGGAACCCGAGCCAACCGCGTCCGCGGCATCTCTAGAAAAGATTCATATTCGCGACGGATTCGAAGTCCAGTTGGTCGCCAGCGAACCGCTCATCAAGGACCCCGTCGCCATCGACTGGGGGTTGGACGGCAAACTGTGGGTCGTGGAAATGGCAGACTACCCGCTGGGCATGGACGGAGCCGGTGAACCGGGAGGCCGCATCCGCGTCCTGGAAGACCAAGACGGTGATGGTCGTTACGATTCGTCGACGCTGTTTGCCGAGGGGCTGCGGTTTCCCAATGGGCTGTTGGTTTGGGGAAACGGCGTGTTGGTGACGGCCGCCCCCGAAATTCTGTATTTGGAAGACAGCACCGGCGATGGTAAGGCCGACATCCGACGCCGTCTGTTCAACGGATTTCTGGAGGGCAATCAGCAGTTGCGAGTCAACGGGCTGCGCTGGGGGCTCGACAACTGGGTTCACTGCGCCAGCGGCAGCCACCATTCGGGCTACGGCAAAGGCAATCAGATCACCTCCGTGCTGACGGGACAGTCCCACCGAATCGGCAGTCGCGACTTTCGCATCCGGCCCGATAGCGGCGACATCGAACCGCAAAGTGGCCCCTCGCAATACGGCCGCAATCGTGACGACTGGGGCAACTGGTTTGGTGTGCAAAACAGTCTGCCGCTGTGGCATTATGTGTTGGCCGATCAAGACATTCGCCGCAATCCTCATTTCGCTCCGCCCGATCCTAAACACCAAGTCGTGACGCCCAGCAACCCGCTGGTGTACCCCGCCGCACAGCTGCAGAAACGATTCCACAACTTCGACCAATCAGGGCGTTTTACATCCGCGTGCTCTGCGATCATCTATCGCGACAACGTGCTGTTCCCGCGCGGCGAAAACCAACAGCATGCCTTCACGTGCGAACCATTTCACAATCTGGTCCAACATAACATCATCACCGACGACGGAGTCAGCTTTGACTTCCACCGCGATCCAGCAGAACCGGAGTTTGATTTCTTCGCCAGTCAAGATCGTTGGTGCCGGCCCGTGATGGCTCGCACCGGGCCCGACGGAGCGCTGTGGATCGTGGACATGTATCGCTACATGATCGAACATCCGCAATGGCTGCCACAGGCCGGAAAAGACGAACTGCGACCTTATTATCGGCTGGGTGAAAATCATGGCCGTATCTATCGTGTCGTGCCTGAGGGAAAATCGCTCACGACGCCCCCAATCGCAAACTCGACAACCGGTATGCTCGCCGCTCTGGCCAGTTCCAATGGCTGGCAGCGCGACGTGGCACAACGCTATTTCGCACACGGCAATGATGCAGCCGCCCTGCTGCAGATTGAGTCGTTGGCGACCGCGGGCGAATCGCCGGTACAGCGTTTACAAGCCCTGTGTACGCTTGATGGTATGCAGAACCTAAGCACCGATGTTTTGCAAACCGCATTGCAAGATCCGCATGCCGGCGTCCGGCGACAGGCGGTCCGGCTGGCTGCACTGCATGCCGTCGACATTCAACAGTTGCGACCGCTAGTGAAGGATCCGAGTGTTAGAGTGCGACTGCAATTGGCCGCTACGTTGGGTGCCTACGATGATCCGCTGGCCGCGCAGCTGTTAGCCCAGCTGGCGGTTGAATCAGCCGGGGACGTTTACATCCTGGCGAACGTAATGAGCTCGCTGAATCAAGGCAACATCGCTGACGTATTGACTGCCACGATTGCGATGTCGTCCGACGAGACGGCGTCCTCGAAATCTCAACGTCGTTTGCAACAGCAGTTGTTTGGACAGGTCGCCGCTCTCGGTGATACCACGGCCATTGGGCATGTGGTCGCCAAAATCTGCAAAGCGCCGGACGGATCGCTGCAGCCGTGGCAACTTGCCGGACTGGCGGATCTGCTGGACGGATTAACAAAACGCAAGTTTGCTTTGAATCAGCTATCCGCCGATCAACAGGATTTGATCCAGCAAGCGATCGAGCAAGCCCGTGCGGCGGTTGCCCAAACTCCCCAGCGGCTGTCACCGCAGACTGAGGCCTCACTTCGGCTGTTGTTGCGTCAGGACAAGGTCTATGCAGACGATCTGCAGCGGTTGTCCAACTTGTTGGTGCCCCAGTCGGCGGTCGAGCTGCAATGGGCCGTCGTGGATCGCTTGGCCCTGCAGGACGATTCGCAGATCGCCGAGGTGCTGCTGGCCCCTTGGCAGTCCTACGGGCCATCGCTGCGCTCGCGCGTGCTGGATGTGCTGGCGAGTCGGACGCAGTGGAGCCGCGTGCTGCTGACCGCTGTCCAATCGCGGCGGGTATCCAGTGGCGAAGTCAGTCCATCGCTGCGAGAACGTTTGTTGGCAACCAAAGATCAAGCCCTGAAAGACGCTTGGACCGCAGCTTTCACGGCCACGACCACGCAGAATCGCAAACTGGTTATCGAACGCTACCAAGCCGCTTTGACGTTGACCGGTGAGGTTGAACGCGGCCGCAAGGTGTTTGCAACCAGCTGTGCGGCCTGTCACAAGCTTGGCACCGTTGGCCATAACGTGGGACCCGATCTGGCTTCGATCACGGACAAACGCCCGGCAACCCTGCTGGCCAACATTCTGGATCCCAGTGCCGAAGTCGAAGCCCGTTATTTGACCTATATCGTCGTCACCGACGATGGTCGCGTTCACAACGGATTGCTGGCAACCGAAACCGGCAGCAGCATCACGCTGTTATCCAACGACGGCAAACGCGAAACCATCTTGCGAACGGAGATTGAGGAATTGCGTGCATCAGGAAAATCATTGATGCCCGAGGGACTCGAAAAAGATCTTTCGCCGCAAGCCGTCGCCGACCTAATTGCCTGGCTAACCGCCAAACCTAAACCCAACCATTAA